The window GCAATTTGCCTGGCCATATCCCGTACGGTATGGGATGGTACCACCAGAGCCAGCATATCTTTTTGCTGGACCGCTTCTTCCAGGTCGGCGGTGAGGGTAACGTTTGACGGAATGGTTACTCCCGGCAGGTAGTCCTGGTTTACTCTGGTCTCATTGATAGTGCGGCACAATTCTTTGCGGCGTGACCAGAGCAGAACATTCGGACAGTTTTCTGCAAGGGTGACCGCCAGTGCAGTTCCCCAGCTTCCGGCCCCGATTATTGCTGTTTTATTCATTTACTTCTCCACCTTTTTCTCCTTAGCAGACACATTCACCTTGGCTCCCAACTTGTTTTCCGTTCCGTTTAGCAGGCGCGTAATATTCTCTTTATGGCGCCAGACTGCCAGTGCTGCCAATGCCGTTCCAAAGATAACGTATGAAAAATCATGGCCAAAAATAATCATCAGCATGGGAATCAGCACAGCGCCGGTAACAGAACCCAGGGACACATAGCGGGTTGTGGCAATAAGTATTACTCCAACAGCTGTGGCAATGAGAATAACCCCGGGGGTGAGCCCCAAGATTACACCCACACTGGTGGCAATGCCACGGCCTCCCTTAAAGCCAAAAAATACAGGCCAGTTGTGGCCAAGCACCGCTGCAACCCCCGCCAGCATCATCACCGGCGGGTTTCCGGTCAGCGCCTGGGCAATAAGCACCGCAACAAGACCTTTGGCGGCATCAAGGATTAAGACCGCTATGGCCGGGCCGGTGCCCAGTGTGCGCTGGATATTTGTGGTTCCTGCGTTACCACTGCCAAACTGGCGGATATCAATGCCCTTAAGCAGCTTTCCCGCCAGGTAGCCAAATGAAACAGATCCCAGAAGATAAGCGGCTAAAAGCGCCAGGACATTGTTCATAGCTTATCACCTTTCTTACTTCTTTTTCTTACATATATGCGAATGGGAGTCCCTTCAAAACCGTATGTTTCCCGCAATTTGTTTTCCAGAAAACGAATATAGGAGAAATGGGCCAGCTCCGGGTCATTGACAAAAATACTGAACGTGGGTGGTTTTACCCGCACCTGGGTGAGATAATAAATTTTAAGCTGCTTGCCCTTTTTGCTGGGGGGCGGCACCACGGCGGTGGCATCTTCCAGCAGTTCGTTTAAGCGGGATGTTTTAACCCGCAGGGCATGCTGCTCCGCAACATAGTCAATGAGCTCATAGACGCGCTGAACACGTTGGCCGGTTAACGCGGAGATAAACAGGATGGGAGCATAGGTAATATAGGCCAACTCATCCCGGAGGTTATCCCGGTAAGCGTCCATTGTTTTGTCATCCTTTTCCACCTTATCCCATTTATTAACCACAATAACCAATGCACGTCCGGCTTCATGGGCAATGCCGGCAATGCGTTTGTCCTGTTCGGTAACGCCTTCGGCGGCATCTATCAGCATCAGCACCACATCGGCGCTTTCGGCGGCACGGATGGAACGGAGTACCGAATAATATTCCACCGCTTCGTCTACCTTACTTTTGCGCCGGATTCCTGCGGTATCTACAAACAGGTATTTACGGTTGTCACGCTCGATTAACAGGTCGATGGCATCCCGGGTGGTGCCGGGCATATCGCTGACAATGACCCTTTCGGTGCCGGAAAGCTTGTTGGTCAGGGATGACTTGCCTACGTTGGGGCGGCCGATAATGGCTACCCGCAGTATTTCTTCATCCTCGGGAAATTCTTCAGTTTCCGGTAAGTGTTTGGCCACTTCGTCCAACAAATCGCCGGTGCCCAGTCCGTGTGCACCGGAGGTAAGGGTTGGCTCACCAAGGCCCAGGGCATAAAATTCAGACATATCAAAGTTTGGCGATTCCGCTTTATTTGCCGCCAGAATCACCGGCTTGGTGGTTTTGCGCAGCATGGCCGCCACTTCATAGTCTAAAGTCACCGGGCCGCTGCGTACATCCACCACAAAGATAATGACATTGGCTTCTTCCATGGCCAGCTTCACCTGGCGGTGGATTTCGCGGGAAATTTTATCTTCCTCAAAGGTCAGGCCACCGGTATCAATGAGCCAGAATTCATGGCCGGTCCAATCTGCACGGCCGTAAATGCGGTCCCGGGTTACGCCGGCGGTGGGTTCCTCAATGGCCAGGCGTCGTTGGATCAGGCGGTTAAAGAGAGTGGACTTACCCACATTGGGGCGGCCCACAATTGCTACCACAGGATGAGACATTTAAGGTCACCTCATTTCAATTAGAGCAAATCTGTCAAAAAGTTATCCAGGTCGTTTACTACCCGTAGATCTGTGTTCAGTTCTTGGGCTAAATCATTAATAGTATATCCATCTAAAAAGAGCTCTTTTCCCTCTTTTAGCATTACGGCGGGCAAATAAATCCGGTCTGCTTTTTCTTTGTCTTTTAAGCCGGCAATGATATCGCTGGCGGTTAACAGACCGGTCACCGTCACATGGCCGCCAAAGAAGCGGTTTTGTAAACCAATCAGGCGGATGTTAAGCCCCTCTATTTTGTTTAATTGATCCATGATGGGCTCCAGGTAGCGCACAGCAGATGAGCCGGTAACCACCGCCACATTTTTTTCTGCTGTAATTTTTTCAGGCAGGGTTTGCCGGAGTTTTTCCCAGTCGTTTAATAGCAGCCGCAAAAGACCTACACCGTTTTCCAGCTGCGGATAGCCTTCGTACCAGTGGTGGTCGGGCACCTCCTTATCAGCCATGTTGTAGAACTCATCGGCGGCAAACACAAAGCGGGTTTTGCTCTCCTGCAGGCATTTTTTCTGCCAGGCGGTTAGCTGCTCCAGTACCTCTTGGGCGTGGCTTTTATCGCAGGGAGACAGGGGATAGAGTTTTTCCCGGTGTCCGGTGAGGCCAACGGGCACCACCGCCAGGCTCTTTATCCCGGGATACAGGCCATAGAGGTCCGTTATGGTTTGGTCCAGGGCCTCTTTGTCGTTTAGGCCGGGACAGAGCACAACCTGGGTATGAAATTCAATGCCGGCCTCGGTGAGGCGTTTTAGCAGGAGGAGGACTTCACCGGCACGTTTATGGTTCATCATGCGGCGGCGCAATTGAGAATCGGTGGTATGTACCGATACATAAAGCGGACTCAGGTGCAGCTTTTCTATTCTGGCCACATCTTCTTCCCGTAGGTTGGTGAGGGTGATATAGCTGCCGGATAAAAAAGAAAGACGGTAGTCGTCATCCTTAATATAGAGAGTGCTGCGCATGGCCGGCGGCATCTGATCCACAAAGCAGAACACGCAGCGGTTCTGGCAGGAACGGATATCATCCAGAGTGGGAGAAGCAAACACGATTCCCAGCGGCTCATCAAAGTCTTTTTCAATTTCATACTCCACCAGCTCACCGTCGGCATGCTGGACCACAAGCAGGATATCTTCGCTGCTTTCGGCCAGACGCCAGTCCAGAATGTCTGAGGGATTTTCGCCGTTTATTGCTACGATGGTGTCACCGGTAGCGATCTCCAATTCTTCTGCAATGGAGCCCGGCTCCACCCGCTCCACCTCATTACCGCGTGTCATGTGCACACCCACTTTTCCTGTACTTTCCTAATTATCCTATACGCCGCTGAGTGTGTCAAATAAAAAAGCACGTTTATTTCAGTTCCCTCAACACGTGCTTTTGATACCGGTTTCCCTAGTAGCTTCGCAAACTGCGAAGCGTTATAATTTCCGGTATGAAAAAAAGCAGAGCGGTTAAATACCACTCTGCTTTAGTATTGTACTATTGTCAGTTTCTACTCAGCAATCATGACATGATCAACTTTCTAAGCTGTTAATTCAACCTCTTCTACCGTTGTGTTTGTTATCTTAACAGGCGCATGCCGTTGGCGGTGACCAGAATTGAGGCACCCATATCGGCTAAGATTGCCAGCCAGAGGGTTAACCAGCCGGGAAACACCAGCATAATGGCCAGGCCTTTGATAAGCAGGGCAAAAGCGATGTTTTGGCGGATAATGCCCATGGTGCGGCGGGAAAGGGTAATCAAAAACGGTAGTTTATCCAGCTCATCGCCCATCAGTGCGATATCGGCGGTTTCCAAAGCGGTGGGGCTGCCGGCAGCACCCATGGCAATGCCCACATCGGCGGAGGCTAAAGCGGGAGCGTCATTTATACCGTCACCTACCATGGCCACACTGCCAAACTTAGTGCGGAAACGGCGCACCGCCTGCTCCTTTTGTTCCGGCAGCAGACCGGCGGCCACATCGTCCAGTCCCAGGGATAAGGCCAACGGCCGGGCCGCCTCTTCTCTGTCTCCGGTGAGCATGGCGATTTTTTCTATACCCAGGTTTCGCAGGTTATCCAAAGTGCTTCTGCTTTCCTGACGAATGGTATCACTGATAAGCAGGGCGCCGTGAATAGTTTGTTCTGAAGCCAACATTACAGGGGTTTCGTTCCCTTGCGCCTCCATCTCCAGATTGGAAGTGGCATAGCCGTGTTGGGCCAGAAATGCCGGGGAGCCCAGATAATAGCGGGTGCCGTCCACCGTGCCCGTTACACCTTTGCCCGGATAGGCGGTAAAATCACTTACCTGCTGCGGCGAAAGTTCCTGTTCTTTGGCCAGCTTACGGATTGCTTCTGCCAAAACATGCTCTGAGTGCGCTTCCAGGCTGGCGGCAATCTGCAGCAGTTTTTCCTGCGGGTAATTAGTACTTAAAATACGGGTGACCATGGGAGTTCCCTTGGTAAGGGTACCGGTTTTGTCAAAAATAATGGCATTTACATCTCTCATTTGTTCCAGGTACACGCCGCCTTTAACCAGAATGCCCTGCCGGGCTGCGTTGGTCAAAGAGGCCACAATGGACACCGGGGTAGAGACCACCAAGGCGCAGGGACAGGCCACAATTAATAGCGCCAGTCCGCGGTAGACCCATTGCTGCCAGCCGCCCCCGGCTATGACCGGTCCCAGAATGGCAATGGCAGCGGCCAAAGCGATAACCACCGGTGTATAGATTTGGGCAAAGCGGTCGATAAACTGCTGGGCGGGGGCACGGCGGGCCTGGGCTTCTTCCACCAGACGCACAATATTGGCCAGGGTGGAATCCTTGGCGCTGCCTTTTACGCGAACAGTGAGGGAGCCGTTACCGTTAAGTGTGCCGGCATAAACGTTGCCACCCCTCTCCTTACTGACAGGCAAGGATTCTCCCGTTACCGCTGCTTCTGTTACATAGGAGGACCCGGAGACGATTGTACCGTCCAGGGGGATACGCTCCCCCGGCCGCACCAGAATTTCTTCTTCCGGCAAGACAGCCTCCACCGGCACCGTTTCCGGCACGCCGTCCTTTAACCGGTGGGCCTCTTCGGGCACCGTATCCATCAGGGCGCGAATGGAACGGCGGTTCTTTTCCGCTGTATATGTTTCCAGCGCATGGCTGGCAGCAAAGAGAAAAGCTACGGTGGCCGCTTCCCACCATTCGTTGATAAACAAAGCTCCGGCCACCGCCACCGTCATCAGCGTATTCATATCCAGGCGGCCGGCACGGATGGCTGCTATGCCGCGGCGAAAGGTGAGATGGCCGCCGGTTAAAATGGCCACCAACAGCAGTGTTGCGGAAACATTTGTATTAAAGGGAGTAGCAATAATAGCAAACAGGATGGCCATGGCAGAAACCACAGCGTAAGCTGTCCGTTTCCGCGCCAAGTCGCTACCCTGTTCTCCCTCAGCTTCTTCCAGCAGGCGGTAGCCGTGAGATTCCATCATCTTGCGGACCTCGCCCAACTGACGGCGGTAGCGCAGGTGTAACTTCCCGGAGGCATACGACAGCACAGCCTCATCCACACCTTCCAGACGACGGATTCCTTCTTCCAGCTGTCTGGCACAGTCGGCGCAGTCCAGCCCTTCCACCAAAATGTTTTTCCCGTAAACTTCCTCCGGTTAAAGCTCTTGCTTCTGACATCTTATCTTCCCCTTTATCTGTGTTATGAACTATGTTGTAGGTGGGCCTGGCCTATAACCAGCAAATCGCGGATATGTTGATCATCCAGGGAATAATAGACCAGCTTTCCCTGACGGCGGGTTTTTACCAAACTTAAATCTTTTAGCCTGCGCAAATGATGAGAGACGGCCGGCGCACTCATCCCCAAAAGCTCTCCCAACTCACAGACACACAAATCCTGGTCCGCCACAGCCAGCATAATTTTTAGCCGATTGGCGTCGCCAAAGGCCCCAAACATGCGGGACAGCCGGTTTAGGGTGGCCTGGTCCGGCATTTTTTTCTCTGCCGCAGCCAAGGCTTTGGCATCTACACAAAACTCCTGGCAACGATCATGCTCATTGGACATTTTAACACCTCTCAATTAAACATTTGCTTAATTGTTTACATTATATGCAGTTGGTATCA is drawn from Dethiobacter alkaliphilus AHT 1 and contains these coding sequences:
- the plsY gene encoding glycerol-3-phosphate 1-O-acyltransferase PlsY, translated to MNNVLALLAAYLLGSVSFGYLAGKLLKGIDIRQFGSGNAGTTNIQRTLGTGPAIAVLILDAAKGLVAVLIAQALTGNPPVMMLAGVAAVLGHNWPVFFGFKGGRGIATSVGVILGLTPGVILIATAVGVILIATTRYVSLGSVTGAVLIPMLMIIFGHDFSYVIFGTALAALAVWRHKENITRLLNGTENKLGAKVNVSAKEKKVEK
- the der gene encoding ribosome biogenesis GTPase Der encodes the protein MSHPVVAIVGRPNVGKSTLFNRLIQRRLAIEEPTAGVTRDRIYGRADWTGHEFWLIDTGGLTFEEDKISREIHRQVKLAMEEANVIIFVVDVRSGPVTLDYEVAAMLRKTTKPVILAANKAESPNFDMSEFYALGLGEPTLTSGAHGLGTGDLLDEVAKHLPETEEFPEDEEILRVAIIGRPNVGKSSLTNKLSGTERVIVSDMPGTTRDAIDLLIERDNRKYLFVDTAGIRRKSKVDEAVEYYSVLRSIRAAESADVVLMLIDAAEGVTEQDKRIAGIAHEAGRALVIVVNKWDKVEKDDKTMDAYRDNLRDELAYITYAPILFISALTGQRVQRVYELIDYVAEQHALRVKTSRLNELLEDATAVVPPPSKKGKQLKIYYLTQVRVKPPTFSIFVNDPELAHFSYIRFLENKLRETYGFEGTPIRIYVRKRSKKGDKL
- a CDS encoding radical SAM protein, with amino-acid sequence MTRGNEVERVEPGSIAEELEIATGDTIVAINGENPSDILDWRLAESSEDILLVVQHADGELVEYEIEKDFDEPLGIVFASPTLDDIRSCQNRCVFCFVDQMPPAMRSTLYIKDDDYRLSFLSGSYITLTNLREEDVARIEKLHLSPLYVSVHTTDSQLRRRMMNHKRAGEVLLLLKRLTEAGIEFHTQVVLCPGLNDKEALDQTITDLYGLYPGIKSLAVVPVGLTGHREKLYPLSPCDKSHAQEVLEQLTAWQKKCLQESKTRFVFAADEFYNMADKEVPDHHWYEGYPQLENGVGLLRLLLNDWEKLRQTLPEKITAEKNVAVVTGSSAVRYLEPIMDQLNKIEGLNIRLIGLQNRFFGGHVTVTGLLTASDIIAGLKDKEKADRIYLPAVMLKEGKELFLDGYTINDLAQELNTDLRVVNDLDNFLTDLL
- a CDS encoding heavy metal translocating P-type ATPase codes for the protein MEGLDCADCARQLEEGIRRLEGVDEAVLSYASGKLHLRYRRQLGEVRKMMESHGYRLLEEAEGEQGSDLARKRTAYAVVSAMAILFAIIATPFNTNVSATLLLVAILTGGHLTFRRGIAAIRAGRLDMNTLMTVAVAGALFINEWWEAATVAFLFAASHALETYTAEKNRRSIRALMDTVPEEAHRLKDGVPETVPVEAVLPEEEILVRPGERIPLDGTIVSGSSYVTEAAVTGESLPVSKERGGNVYAGTLNGNGSLTVRVKGSAKDSTLANIVRLVEEAQARRAPAQQFIDRFAQIYTPVVIALAAAIAILGPVIAGGGWQQWVYRGLALLIVACPCALVVSTPVSIVASLTNAARQGILVKGGVYLEQMRDVNAIIFDKTGTLTKGTPMVTRILSTNYPQEKLLQIAASLEAHSEHVLAEAIRKLAKEQELSPQQVSDFTAYPGKGVTGTVDGTRYYLGSPAFLAQHGYATSNLEMEAQGNETPVMLASEQTIHGALLISDTIRQESRSTLDNLRNLGIEKIAMLTGDREEAARPLALSLGLDDVAAGLLPEQKEQAVRRFRTKFGSVAMVGDGINDAPALASADVGIAMGAAGSPTALETADIALMGDELDKLPFLITLSRRTMGIIRQNIAFALLIKGLAIMLVFPGWLTLWLAILADMGASILVTANGMRLLR
- a CDS encoding ArsR/SmtB family transcription factor produces the protein MSNEHDRCQEFCVDAKALAAAEKKMPDQATLNRLSRMFGAFGDANRLKIMLAVADQDLCVCELGELLGMSAPAVSHHLRRLKDLSLVKTRRQGKLVYYSLDDQHIRDLLVIGQAHLQHSS